From one Liolophura sinensis isolate JHLJ2023 chromosome 10, CUHK_Ljap_v2, whole genome shotgun sequence genomic stretch:
- the LOC135476633 gene encoding thioredoxin-related transmembrane protein 2-A-like: protein MGGITKELKSLLNAHFITNVVLSLVFFILKTSKPLCDYLFEDCSLEVKEWEYVTFLGCIIVMKNRKQTAYVEYVGIVCMFAKVLNLILFYKQNPVYAIVYAVLCLLQIVFVPAPMYTGPEDIIYFRDSHFEEELERDKRVTWVVTFFAAWSPACVNFAGPFANISSKYALENLKFGKIDVTRYPKIANKYDVNASAWSKELPTVILFRDGQEWMRYPLKDSKGRVVRYIFNEDNVIRDLALNEIYNQCKAHLSKRKKRNKEELTENTDDKKEK, encoded by the exons ATGGGAGGAATAACCAAGGAACTCAAGTCTCTGCTCAATGCACATTTTATTACGAATGTGGTCTTAAGTTTGGTGTTTTTCATTCTCAAAACAAGTAAACCTTTGTGTGATTATCTCTTCGAGGATTGCTCTTTAGAAGTG AAAGAATGGGAGTATGTGACATTTCTGGGCTGTATAATTGTGatgaaaaacagaaagcaaA CTGCCTATGTGGAGTACGTGGGAATTGTGTGTATGTTTGCCAAGGTCTTGAATCTCATCCTGTTTTACAAACAGAACCCTGTATATGCCATCGTCTATGCTGTACTCTGTCTCC TTCAGATAGTGTTTGTCCCAGCGCCCATGTACACAGGTCCAGAAGACATCATATATTTCAGAGATAGTCATTTTGAG GAAGAATTGGAGAGGGACAAACGTGTGACGTGGGTTGTCACATTTTTCGCTGCCTGGTCACCTGCCTGTGTTAATTTTGCTGGACCCTTTGCCAACATCTCCAGCAA ataCGCCCTTGAAAATTTGAAGTTTGGGAAAATTGATGTCACCAGATATCCTAAAATTGCAAATAA ATATGATGTGAATGCATCTGCGTGGTCTAAAGAGCTCCCAACAGTGATCCTGTTCAGAGATGGTCAGGAATGGATGAGGTACCCACTAAAGGACAGCAAAGGAAGGGTCGTCAGGTACATCTTCAATGAG GATAATGTTATACGTGATTTAGCCTTGAATGAAATCTACAATCAGTGCAAAGCTCATCTGTCCAAGAGGAAGAAGAGGAACAAGGAAGAGTTAACGGAGAACACAGACGACAAGAAAGAGAAATAA